The Microbacterium sp. W4I20 genome segment ATGCCGCATCCGTCGAGGGCGTCCACCTGGCACACGCCGCGACCGCGAGCCCCGATGCACCCGGCGGTTCACTCGTCGCCTCCGGTGGTCGCGTGCTGAGCGTCGTCGCCGTGGCATCCGACTTCCGCACCGCGCGCGAGCGCGCGTACGACGCGATCGGGCGGATCCGCCTCGACGGCTCACACCACCGCACCGACATCGCCGCCCGCGTCGCGGAGTAGCCGGCTCGGCGGGCGGCCCGCCCGCGGCATCCGAGATTCGGAGTTCGGCGCGCTCGTCGGAGGATTCCTGCCGAATCATCCGAGATTCCTGCCATCTTCCGAGTTCCGGATGCCGCGCGCTTGACTTCGCCAGCTTTCTTCAAGAAAGTAAGCGGATGCCGCTCCGCTCCGACTGGTCGTCGACGACCTGCCCGATCGCCCGCTCCGCCGACGTCCTCGCCGACCCCTGGGTACTGGTGATCCTGCGAGAGCTCTTCTCGGGGCGCACGCGATTCGACCAGCTGCGGGATGCGACCGGCGCCGCCGACTCAGTGTTGGCCCGACGGCTCAGGACCATGACCGAGGCCGGGCTCCTCACCCGCGATGAAGACCCGCGCTCGGGCTATCGCCTGACGGATGCCGGGAGCGAGACGCTCCCGATCCTGCATGCCTACGCGCGGTTCTCGAAGGTCACCGAACCCGACGACGACTACGGGCTGAGCGTGTCCTGCGGGCGGTGCGGGGAGGCCGCGGCATCCGTCGATTGGTGTGCGCACTGCTCGGCCCCGCTCGATGTCGACAGCACCCGCTGGACCAGGCGCAGCATGGGCGGAACTCCCTTCGACCTCGCCTCAGTCGGAGCCGGAACCGGCGCGGGAGCCCGCGCGTGACCGCCGA includes the following:
- a CDS encoding helix-turn-helix domain-containing protein; this encodes MPLRSDWSSTTCPIARSADVLADPWVLVILRELFSGRTRFDQLRDATGAADSVLARRLRTMTEAGLLTRDEDPRSGYRLTDAGSETLPILHAYARFSKVTEPDDDYGLSVSCGRCGEAAASVDWCAHCSAPLDVDSTRWTRRSMGGTPFDLASVGAGTGAGARA